In Thunnus maccoyii chromosome 11, fThuMac1.1, whole genome shotgun sequence, one genomic interval encodes:
- the LOC121906657 gene encoding uncharacterized protein LOC121906657 produces the protein MSDSGRTFLDVAIMEALPELQVVNKNILEEHLQSIGVETYDDLRFVTEADLMTVLRPVQARKLLSVWKQKYQTPENSSLSSVEASPTQLLSSLSVSPQSSSSTSSSSLGLDTQWEDNFEIPWSKFPEEVMDSLERGKRPGPKLRRQMVRIVVTEMMEKCPHVGKKHSTDVAKQMVAKYPNSLQDVIEGDIVGTGYHSLVKQLQNRIENVRRTSTPKIRKRKHQADDSDHTDEIPLEERAAMQDTYGCIKWNVKFLPREETQESQHQKKEKLKEMFQQSDANPEEVKCLMKSTFYTQRQHVNQGKSIKSLREEWPFWFDELGMSVHFKELTGIDLKETFTRNLDLKGKRLLNYMTTVYVTKSNKFLQTYARLQRMRGQQSGCSDDVKEMVLLLLSYFDEKEESMFFHVEDTCLAEEVQLEQVPLTPAVIVCGQSCYSSTRYMLSLDRNLINTNISSFISALCLMFGSYFCFNIHYPSELASTLEFLQRCFFSINPEKGTKVENKNSKRRLNLNPRVLTLIQDLSDHEWR, from the exons ATGAGTGACTCAGGGCGAACCTTCCTAGATGTCGCCATCATGGAAGCCCTACCAGAACTTCaagtagtaaacaaaaacatcctggAAGAGCACTTGCAGTCCATTGGAGTCGAGACGTATGATGATCTACGCTTCGTAACGGAGGCTGATTTGATGACAGTATTAAGACCTGTACAAGCCAGAAAGCTTCTTTCTGTttggaaacagaaat acCAAACTCCCGAGAACAGCTCACTATCATCTGTGGAAGCCTCACCTACCCAACTGCTGTCATCGCTCTCTGTTTCACCCCAAAGTTCATCGTCAACCTCCTCCAGCAGCCTAGGACTTGACACACAGTGGGAAGACAACTTTGAAATTCCATGGAGTAAATTTCCTGAGGAAGTGATGGATTCTttggagaggggaaaaaggcCAGGCCCAAAACTGAGGAGGCAAATGGTCCGGATTGTTGTGACTGAGATGATGGAAAAATGCCCCCATGTAGGTAAAAAGCATTCAACTGATGTTGCAAAGCAAATGGTGGCAAAATATCCCAATTCTCTGCAAGATGTAATAGAGGGCGATATTGTTGGAACAGGCTACCATTCCCTtgtaaaacagctgcaaaacagaATCGAAAATGTGAGGCGCACTTCAACacccaaaataagaaaaagaaaacatcaggcTGATGACTCAGACCACACAGATGAGATCCCATTAGAAGAGAGAGCAGCAATGCAGGACACTTACGGATGCATTAAATGGAATGTGAAATTTCTGCCCCGTGAAGAAACTCAAGAGAGCCAGCaccaaaagaaggaaaaactcaAGGAGATGTTCCAACAATCTGATGCCAATCCAGAGGAGGTAAAATGTCTAATGAAGTCCACTTTTTACACACAGCGTCAACATGTCAACCAGGGAAAAAGTATCAAAAGCCTTCGAGAGGAGTGGCCATTTTGGTTTGACGAACTTGGCATGTCGGTCCACTTCAAGGAACTCACTGGGATTGACCTCAAAGAGACATTCACGCGAAATTTGGATTTGAAGGGAAAAAGGCTTCTCAACTACATGACCACAGTTTATGTCACCAAGAGTAATAAGTTCCTTCAGACTTATGCAAGGCTTCAGAGGATGCGGGGACAGCAGAGTGGCTGCTCAGATGATGTGAAAGAGATGGTCCTGCTTCTGCTCAGCTACTTTGATGAGAAGGAGGAGTCCATGTTCTTCCATGTAGAAGATACCTGTCTGGCAGAAGAGGTCCAACTGGAGCAAGTGCCTCTGACACCTGCTGTTATTGTCTGTG GACAGTCCTGCTATTCCTCAACAAGGTACATGCTGAGTCTGGATCGGAACctcatcaacacaaacatctcctccttcatttcTGCATTGTGCCTCATGTTCGGGAGCTACTTCTGTTTCAACATCCATTATCCATCTGAGCTGGCTTCAACTCTGGAGTTTCTTCAAAG GTGTTTTTTCTCGATAAACCCAGAAAAAGGAACTAAGGTGGAGAATAAAAACTCGAAGCGTCGTCTCAATCTGAACCCTCGAGTCCTCACCCTGATCCAGGACCTCTCCGATCACGAGTGGCGTTAA